ATAATTAACGTTTTCAAAATCCTGCCAGAAATAAGAGCTTTCTACGGACTTTCAGGTTTGCCAACATGGATGAATGTTGTTTTGGGAATTTCAATATTCGGATTAGTGATTTTGTTGACCTCTATATTCAGGTGAATGGAGAGTTGATTCATTCTAAGAAAAGAGGGCCGTAAAGGTCTTTTACCAGGTCTTTTAATAGCAATTGTATGTCCTCGCCTTTTTTCTTAAACACCTTCTTTAAGTCAGGATTTATTTCGTTGTTTGGATTTTCCCAAGGTCTGAAACCGCTGTATTTCCTGTATTCACCAGAAATCCAAAGGTACCTGTGCAGATCAAAAACAGAAGTTTTGAAATCAAGCGAGTTCAAAAGCATGTAGAAATCATGGTAGAAATCGCTGTACGTGGCGTATTTCTTGTTGCCCTTAATTTCTTCATGCACATGGTATCCAACCATGCGGGCTATAACGGAATTGTAAATTGGGAACTTTTCGCTTAAGAAAGTATGTGCCAAAACTGAAGTGAAGCTGATGTAGTGCTTTTCCTTCCCTTCGTCACCGTTGTTTTTCAAGACAACAACGGACAATTTGTCTACAAATTCAGGTTCAATAACAATGCCATCTTGTGCGATAAGTTCTGAAATATGATGCGCGACATCGTATACTCGAAAGATATTTGTGTTGTAAAGTGAGTTCACAACCGCAACCTTAACAAGTACAGATTGGACGGTAAAGTCTGGGAAAGTGTTTCTCACCTTCTTTAGTGCTTTTTCAATATTCTGAAGTTCACTGGCTAACTCGTACACCTTAACAGCTGATTCGACCTGTTCTTTAAAAATTTTAATCATCCAACCACCTCTGGAGTGTTTCTGGAGTGTTTTCAGATTCTACTACAATTCTACAATAAGCAGTCTCATTTTGTGCTACCGGACTGAGTATAAAAAACGGGGCTTTTCACAAGCCCCGTTTTAATGTTAGCATTTTGTTCACTTTATTATCTCTTCCCAAGCTTTGTTGTAGAGATCAATGTATTCTCCTATGTAATCTATTATTTCGCAATTTTCTAGTTGATTCAGTGTGTAGAGTGGTTCTACTTGTTGATATTTTGCAGCATCTGTTATAGGAGATGGGATCATTAAATAATCGGAGATTTTTGCAGCAATTTCCGGTCTTAAGATGAAGTCGATAAACTTGTACGCAAGTTCTTTATTCTTGGCATCTTTTAATATAACCATATTATCGATCCAGAGTGTTCCGCCTTCTTTAGGAACGAAGAATTCGAAATTCTCCCGTTCCTCTTCGGGGATGAGCTGGAAGACGTTTTCTGGATAGCCGTGCACGACCCAGAATTCGCCATTTACAACACCTTGCGCATACGTAGTTGCATCGAACTTTACGATGTTTTCTTTCCATTTAAGTATCACTTGTTTAGCTTTTTCTATCTCTTCTGGATTTGTCGTGTTTACAGAATAGCCGAGGTATTTCAACGCTGCTCCGAAGACCTCACGCATATCATCAAGAAGCGTCATCTTGCCTTTTAAATCCGAACGTTCGTATATGCTCCAGGATTTTTCGTAGTCTTTGAGATATTTCTTATTAACTATTAAGCCAGTAGTTCCCATCATGTAAGGCACGGAATACTCGTGGTTTGGATCGTACGTTGTTTTCGCTAATACAAGCGGGTCAATGTTCTTGAAGTTTGGGACTTTGTTCAAGTCGAGCTTTTCTAACAGCCCTTCGTTTATCATCATCTTCACGTGATCACCAGAAGGAAAGACGATATCGTACCCAGTTCCGCCCGCTTTGATTTTTGCGAACATCTCTTCGTTCGAAGCGTAGGTGTCGTAGATGATCTTGCAGTTGTACTCCTTTTCAAATTGTTCAATTACTTCTTCTGGAATGTAATCCGCCCAATTGTAAATGCGAAGTGTGGACTGTTTATTACACGAGCCCAAGAGAGTAATCAAAAGCAAAAATAACACTCCTACGAGTACTAAATCAAATACACGTTTTAGAGCCTTCATCTCCACCTCAACCTCCTTTTTTCTGTAATAATGCTTCACTTTTCAATTATAACACGAAGTACTTTCAAGTATAACTTATCATTCATCCTTCCCGATGATAAAAGAGAGATTTTTCTTGTTTTTTGGACAACATATGATGAAAAAAGAACTTTGTCTTTCCACATATATGTGATAGAATAATAAAAATGAAAAATGAATAGATTCAGCCTGCATGATGCCGGGAACTTCGGTGAAAGTCCGAGGCTGCCCAGCAACCGTGAGTGGGGACGAAATTCGCATCTATGCCACTGGCCGTTTGGCTGGGAAGGCGCGAAGAGTAGGACGATCCACAAGCCGGGAGACCGATCTTGCAGGTATGCAATTCCCAATGACTCGGGTCATTTGGGAAGCTTTTTGTTTATTCTTAAGAAAAAAGGGGGACTTGCGTTATGGATGTTAGTATCAGAGAACAGATTATTTCACGTTTAAACAACCTCACAAAACCTGTTGGAAGTCTTGGTTATTTGGAAGAAATCGCTTTGAAGATGGGGATTATCCAAAACAAAGTCAT
The DNA window shown above is from Fervidobacterium changbaicum and carries:
- a CDS encoding extracellular solute-binding protein; this encodes MKALKRVFDLVLVGVLFLLLITLLGSCNKQSTLRIYNWADYIPEEVIEQFEKEYNCKIIYDTYASNEEMFAKIKAGGTGYDIVFPSGDHVKMMINEGLLEKLDLNKVPNFKNIDPLVLAKTTYDPNHEYSVPYMMGTTGLIVNKKYLKDYEKSWSIYERSDLKGKMTLLDDMREVFGAALKYLGYSVNTTNPEEIEKAKQVILKWKENIVKFDATTYAQGVVNGEFWVVHGYPENVFQLIPEEERENFEFFVPKEGGTLWIDNMVILKDAKNKELAYKFIDFILRPEIAAKISDYLMIPSPITDAAKYQQVEPLYTLNQLENCEIIDYIGEYIDLYNKAWEEIIK